A window from Bacteroidota bacterium encodes these proteins:
- a CDS encoding tail fiber domain-containing protein, translated as TAELSLGIADGPGSFVTGSVAGDAVFRTNSGANNFLFASGGGGAPVTLAITPTSVGIGTTTPFAQLSNSTTNIYGTDGYGLSSSAFGWGSTDGFGYAAGFYNAGTGIASNGVTVKIQGSQGTVLDLSASDTVSVMTVKGNGNVGMGTTAPTSRLTVVSTPANIPAVNVLPVPGSARVNVAVGDWSLLQDYFGSGVSKDFSLYQNSKGLHRMLIDTAGNVGFGTTTPDRPLVVRSADNTLNSQVSELANGIGDANFHLVATKGATTNNPGDIMTRLGLAYGDNGASVDGSFIRFHRGIAGNDGSTSFSSGADVERMRITSSGRVGIGTTGPGGQFELSLDQGRKPLTNTWTIVSDARLKNIDGAYSKGLKEIMQLNPIAYHYKNVGERKFENEVLNTQAVGFTAQDVQKVFPEAVGTDADGYLNLNIHSIIIAQVNAIKELGAQNEVKDAKIAELQNENAAMHAELNDMKQCVESLCANNESKTQNSELKTENYLFQNQPNPFNQTTVISYQLLSDAKNASIVIRGLNGEELKSVSLSNTGKGQVTINANELAQGTYTYTLIVNGKSVDTKLMVVTR; from the coding sequence TACAGCCGAACTTTCGTTGGGCATTGCTGATGGGCCTGGCAGTTTTGTAACTGGCAGTGTTGCTGGCGATGCAGTTTTCCGCACTAACAGTGGTGCTAATAATTTTCTATTTGCCTCCGGTGGTGGAGGTGCTCCGGTTACTCTTGCTATTACTCCAACAAGTGTTGGTATTGGAACAACTACCCCTTTTGCACAATTATCAAACTCTACCACTAATATTTATGGTACAGATGGCTACGGATTAAGCTCTTCTGCTTTTGGATGGGGTTCAACTGATGGGTTTGGATATGCCGCAGGCTTCTATAATGCCGGAACAGGTATTGCTTCAAACGGAGTTACTGTTAAGATACAAGGAAGCCAAGGTACCGTATTAGACCTTAGCGCTTCTGACACAGTTTCTGTTATGACTGTAAAAGGAAATGGTAACGTGGGTATGGGAACAACTGCACCAACAAGTCGATTAACCGTTGTCTCAACACCTGCAAATATCCCGGCAGTAAATGTCCTCCCGGTACCGGGCAGCGCTAGGGTTAACGTAGCAGTTGGTGACTGGAGTCTTTTGCAAGATTATTTTGGTAGTGGAGTTTCTAAAGACTTTTCACTGTATCAAAACAGCAAAGGTTTACATCGCATGTTAATTGACACTGCAGGTAATGTGGGTTTTGGAACAACTACACCTGATCGCCCATTGGTAGTTAGAAGTGCAGACAATACACTCAATAGTCAGGTTTCAGAGTTGGCAAATGGAATTGGAGATGCTAATTTTCACTTAGTAGCAACTAAAGGAGCAACAACCAATAATCCTGGCGATATCATGACTAGACTGGGTTTGGCTTACGGTGATAATGGTGCTTCAGTCGATGGCTCCTTCATTCGTTTTCATCGTGGCATTGCTGGTAATGATGGATCAACCAGTTTTTCTTCTGGTGCTGATGTAGAGAGAATGCGAATAACCTCATCTGGCAGAGTAGGTATTGGAACAACAGGACCAGGTGGTCAGTTTGAATTGAGCTTAGATCAGGGTCGCAAACCTTTAACCAACACATGGACAATTGTTTCTGATGCACGATTGAAAAACATTGATGGTGCTTACTCAAAAGGCTTAAAAGAAATAATGCAGTTGAATCCAATTGCTTATCACTATAAAAATGTAGGCGAACGTAAATTTGAAAACGAAGTGTTAAATACACAGGCAGTTGGTTTTACAGCACAGGATGTTCAGAAAGTATTTCCTGAAGCTGTTGGTACTGATGCTGATGGCTATCTGAATCTGAATATCCATTCAATAATAATAGCGCAGGTAAATGCTATTAAAGAATTGGGCGCACAAAACGAAGTTAAAGATGCAAAGATTGCAGAATTACAAAATGAAAATGCAGCAATGCATGCTGAACTTAATGATATGAAACAATGTGTTGAATCGCTTTGTGCCAACAACGAATCAAAAACTCAAAACTCCGAACTCAAAACTGAAAACTATCTTTTCCAAAACCAACCAAATCCATTCAATCAAACTACAGTTATTTCGTATCAATTGCTGAGCGATGCTAAAAATGCTTCTATAGTAATACGCGGCTTAAATGGAGAAGAGCTGAAGTCTGTATCTTTAAGCAATACCGGCAAAGGTCAGGTAACTATTAATGCTAACGAACTTGCACAAGGCACTTATACGTATACACTTATAGTTAATGGCAAGAGTGTTGATACTAAGTTGATGGTGGTTACTCGATAA
- a CDS encoding tail fiber domain-containing protein: MLNEVKSHNPGRKTIMILAVVATVVAMQAQAQWSLTGNAGTTPGTNFIGTTDSKSLQIKTKNVTRLTVTSAGNVGIGIIAPVTPLHITTNTTAVLATFEGLTGSNKATINLKYGGISTYLTNGGYNMPAGNIGFGGQYHFSPDLMINTNTGFVGIGTTAPAAKLDVAGDALVNGITVGRGAGNDSTNTSTGFHALEGNSTGWDNTAFGFNTLALNGGGVYNTAIGSSALANCAGTQYNTAVGARALEANLSDNNTAMGATALFSNTGGSGNTAVGSTALANNIAGSGNTATGFWTLVYGSASEYNTANGIYALSNCQSNHNTGIGAWALNQCNTGSGNTAIGYHTLHTITTGANNTALGYNADVSGVAITNSTAIGNGAYVAGSNKVRVGNASITSIGGYVNWTNVSDGRIKKNIKQNVPGLEFINKLQPLTYNLDLDAIDNILEMQANLDEKGLPIKTTQAEIDARELKQQIVYSGFIAQDVAKAAHEISYNFSGVDASSNSNDLYGLRYAEFVVPLVKSVQELSKQNEELKRMNADLQLQINEMKISLNVLSSPLSGNKEIKIATEQDALFQNQPNPFNQSTVISYQLLSDVKSASIIIRGLNGDELKTVMLSNTGKGQITINANQLAQGTYTYTLIVNGKSVDTKLMVVTR; the protein is encoded by the coding sequence ATGTTGAACGAAGTAAAATCCCACAATCCGGGAAGAAAAACAATAATGATTTTAGCAGTTGTAGCTACAGTAGTTGCAATGCAAGCACAAGCGCAATGGTCGCTTACAGGTAATGCAGGCACTACTCCCGGCACTAATTTTATCGGCACTACCGATAGTAAAAGTTTGCAAATTAAAACCAAAAACGTAACTCGCTTAACAGTTACATCTGCGGGTAATGTAGGTATTGGAATTATAGCGCCTGTTACACCATTGCATATAACAACAAACACAACCGCTGTTTTGGCTACGTTTGAAGGACTTACAGGCTCTAACAAGGCTACTATTAACCTAAAATATGGCGGAATAAGCACCTACCTTACCAACGGGGGATATAATATGCCAGCAGGTAATATAGGTTTTGGCGGGCAGTATCATTTCTCACCTGATCTTATGATAAATACCAACACCGGCTTTGTGGGTATTGGAACAACTGCACCTGCTGCAAAATTGGATGTTGCAGGTGATGCCCTTGTTAATGGAATAACAGTAGGTCGTGGTGCCGGCAATGATTCTACCAATACCAGTACAGGATTTCATGCGTTAGAAGGCAATAGTACCGGATGGGACAATACAGCATTTGGTTTCAATACACTTGCATTAAATGGCGGAGGCGTATATAATACAGCTATAGGTAGCAGCGCACTTGCTAATTGTGCAGGCACACAGTATAATACAGCTGTTGGGGCCAGGGCCTTAGAAGCAAATTTAAGCGATAATAATACAGCAATGGGCGCTACAGCTTTGTTTTCAAATACAGGAGGTAGCGGCAATACCGCTGTTGGTTCAACTGCTTTGGCCAATAATATAGCAGGAAGTGGTAATACTGCTACGGGTTTTTGGACATTGGTGTATGGAAGCGCCAGTGAATACAACACTGCCAATGGCATTTATGCTCTCAGCAATTGTCAAAGTAATCATAACACTGGTATTGGGGCCTGGGCATTGAATCAATGTAACACCGGAAGTGGTAATACTGCAATTGGATATCACACACTTCATACAATTACTACAGGTGCCAACAATACTGCATTGGGTTACAATGCCGATGTGTCGGGTGTGGCAATTACCAATTCTACAGCTATAGGAAATGGCGCTTATGTTGCAGGCAGTAATAAAGTTCGTGTTGGCAATGCCAGCATTACGAGTATTGGTGGCTATGTGAACTGGACTAATGTGAGTGACGGAAGAATTAAAAAGAATATTAAACAAAATGTACCTGGTTTAGAATTTATTAATAAACTTCAACCATTAACCTACAATCTCGATTTAGATGCGATAGATAATATTTTGGAAATGCAAGCTAATTTGGATGAAAAAGGATTACCAATAAAAACTACACAAGCAGAAATTGATGCACGTGAATTGAAACAACAAATTGTTTATTCAGGTTTTATAGCCCAGGATGTTGCAAAAGCTGCACACGAAATCAGTTACAATTTTAGTGGAGTAGATGCATCAAGCAACAGCAACGATTTGTATGGATTACGGTATGCGGAGTTTGTAGTGCCTTTGGTAAAATCGGTGCAAGAATTATCGAAACAAAATGAAGAGCTAAAAAGAATGAATGCTGATTTGCAATTACAAATTAATGAAATGAAAATTTCTTTAAATGTGTTATCTTCTCCATTATCCGGTAACAAAGAAATAAAGATTGCAACGGAGCAAGATGCATTATTCCAAAACCAGCCAAATCCATTTAATCAATCTACAGTAATTTCTTACCAATTGTTGAGCGATGTAAAGAGCGCCTCGATAATAATACGCGGCTTAAATGGAGATGAATTGAAAACAGTTATGCTTAGTAATACCGGCAAAGGACAAATAACAATAAATGCCAACCAACTAGCACAAGGCACTTATACGTATACACTTATAGTTAATGGCAAGAGTGTTGATACTAAGTTGATGGTGGTTACTCGATAA